One window of the Rhinoraja longicauda isolate Sanriku21f chromosome 2, sRhiLon1.1, whole genome shotgun sequence genome contains the following:
- the LOC144607298 gene encoding 5-beta-cholestane-3-alpha,7-alpha-diol 12-alpha-hydroxylase-like gives MAYALTVLLSFATILVALLYLLGALRRRRANEPPLDSGYLPWLGHVLSFRKNTAQFLQGMQKKHGDIFTAQIAGYYFTFLMDPLSYGAVVKESSSKLDFEKFAVELVARVFGYHATEDDHRMLKAVSNKHLMGDGLVVLTEAMMLNLQKLMLYQITGGAGEWKQDGLFHYSYNIVFRAGYLALFGTEPPKGDQERAKKVDREQTDHIFSNFRKYDRLFPRLAYAVLPPKDKLEAERLKRLFWDLLSVEGMREREQISGWISERQRQMSEQGTHRDMQSRYMFLLLWASQGNTGPSAFWLLLSLCRCPEALRAVRAEVDQLLAESGQRAVAGGPPVSLTRDMLLKTPVLDSAVEESMRLYAAPMLIRAVSQDMELTMADGRRYSLRKGDRIALLPHLSAQMDPEIHPRPDSFQFDRFLNADGTRKTDFYKRGQKVKYYNMPWGAGVSMCPGRFFATNELKQFVFLMLCYFDLELLNPEQEIPPVDISRWGFGTMQPKYDVQFRYRPRV, from the coding sequence ATGGCTTACGCGCTGACTGTCCTATTGTCCTTCGCCACTATTCTGGTCGCCCTCCTTTACCTGCTGGGCGCTTTGAGAAGAAGGAGAGCCAACGAGCCGCCTCTGGACTCGGGTTACCTGCCATGGTTGGGCCACGTCCTGTCCTTTCGCAAGAACACAGCGCAGTTCCTGCAAGGGATGCAGAAGAAACACGGGGATATCTTCACGGCCCAGATAGCAGGCTACTACTTCACTTTCCTGATGGACCCGTTGTCCTACGGAGCCGTGGTGAAGGAGTCCAGCTCGAAGCTTGACTTCGAGAAGTTCGCGGTGGAGTTGGTCGCCAGGGTCTTCGGATATCACGCCACGGAGGATGACCACAGGATGCTGAAGGCAGTGAGTAACAAACACCTCATGGGCGACGGGCTGGTTGTCTTAACCGAAGCCATGATGCTGAACCTGCAGAAACTGATGCTTTACCAGATCACGGGCGGTGCAGGGGAATGGAAGCAAGACGGGCTGTTCCATTACTCCTACAACATCGTGTTCAGGGCGGGCTACCTCGCTCTGTTCGGGACAGAGCCGCCCAAGGGCGACCAGGAACGAGCCAAGAAGGTGGACCGTGAACAAACAGACCACATCTTCAGCAACTTCAGGAAGTACGACCGCCTGTTCCCCAGGTTGGCATACGCCGTGCTCCCTCCCAAGGACAAGCTGGAAGCCGAGAGACTCAAGAGGTTGTTCTGGGATCTGTTGTCAGTGGAGGGGATGAGAGAGCGGGAGCAGATCAGCGGCTGGATCTCGGAACGTCAACGCCAGATGTCTGAGCAAGGTACGCATCGAGACATGCAGAGTCGCTACATGTTCTTGTTGCTGTGGGCATCACAGGGCAACACCGGTCCCTCGGCTTTCTGGCTCCTCTTGAGCCTGTGCCGCTGCCCCGAGGCCTTGAGGGCGGTGCGGGCTGAGGTGGACCAGTTGCTGGCGGAGAGCGGCCAGCGAGCGGTGGCGGGAGGGCCGCCCGTCAGCCTGACCCGAGACATGCTGCTGAAGACTCCGGTGTTGGACAGCGCGGTGGAGGAGAGCATGCGGCTCTACGCCGCTCCCATGTTGATCCGGGCCGTGTCTCAGGACATGGAGCTGACGATGGCCGACGGCCGGCGCTACTCGCTGCGGAAGGGAGACCGCATCGCTCTCTTGCCTCACCTGTCGGCGCAGATGGACCCTGAGATCCACCCGCGGCCGGACTCCTTCCAGTTCGACCGCTTCCTCAACGCGGACGGGACGAGGAAGACCGACTTCTACAAGCGCGGCCAGAAGGTGAAGTATTACAACATGCCGTGGGGAGCCGGGGTCAGCATGTGTCCCGGCCGCTTCTTCGCCACCAACGAGCTGAAGCAGTTTGTCTTCCTCATGTTGTGCTACTTTGACTTAGAGCTCCTCAACCCCGAGCAGGAGATCCCTCCGGTCGACATCAGCCGCTGGGGATTTGGTACCATGCAGCCCAAGTACGACGTTCAGTTCAGATACCGTCCGAGGGTTTAG